In one window of Palaemon carinicauda isolate YSFRI2023 chromosome 2, ASM3689809v2, whole genome shotgun sequence DNA:
- the LOC137619685 gene encoding trichohyalin-like — translation MERDKFIMEKLIDMKNRKKQDKERNKFIMEKLIDVKNRKKQDKERDKFIMEKLIDMKSRKIQKKERDKFIMEKLIDMKNGKIQDMERDKFIMEKGIDIKNRKIQDKERDKFIMEKLIDMKNRKKQDKERDKFIMEKLIDMKNRKIQKKERDKFIMEKLIDMKDGKIQDMERDKFIMEKGIDMKNRKIQYMDRDKFIMDKEIDMKNR, via the coding sequence atggagagggacaaattcatcatggaaaagttaatagatatgaagaatagaaaaaaacaGGACAAGGAGAGGAACAAATTTATCATGGAAAAGTTAATAGATGTGAAGAATAGAAAAAAACAGGACAAGGAGAGGGACAAATTCATCATGGAAAAGTTAATTGATATGAAGAgtagaaaaatacagaaaaaagaGAGGGACAAATTCATCATGGAAAAGTTAATTGATATGAAGAATGGAAAAATACAGGACATGGAGAGGGACAAATTCATCATGGAAAAGGGAATAgatataaagaatagaaaaatacaggacaaggagagggacaaatttatcatggaaaagttaatagatatgaagaatagaaaaaaacaGGACAAGGAGAGGGACAAATTCATCATGGAAAAGTTAAttgatatgaagaatagaaaaatacagaaaaaagaGAGGGACAAATTCATCATGGAAAAGTTAATTGATATGAAGGATGGAAAAATACAGGACATGGAGAGGGACAAATTCATCATGGAAAAGGgaatagatatgaagaatagaaaaatacagtacATGGACAGGGACAAATTTATCATggataaggaaatagatatgaagaatagatAA